CATCTTTAATATCAACCATGTTTCCGTCGAAATCGAAATCAATTTCTCCATACCAGTTATCGCCTACTCTTGCTTTAATGGCAAAACGCATTCTTCTAAGTTTTAAGAGTTGACCCGGTACATCTAATCTTCCTTCCTCTAAGTTTTGTTCTTGTGTTTTACTGTGATCGTAATTATCGAAATAATGTGCTCCATCAAGGTAAATACGGTTGTCGAACCACAGTTTATAATTTCTGTCTTCAGATTCGAAAGCAATAAAGCCTTCTCTGGATTCCGAAGTCAGTTCCTGACGACTTACTTTTTGTCCGTATTGATTGAAACGTACGTTTGACATCAATTGGATGTTAATGTCACCTGTATGATCGCGTGTATTAAATTGTTTAACATCATAGTCTTCGTGAAAGAAGTTTAATGTGTAGGTGTCTCCTGTTCTCTCAATAGAGAAGGTTCCGTCTGCTGTAGATACTGCCTCAAATTTAGATCCTACAAAACGTATATCTACGTTTGGAATTGGTTCCCCTGTTTCGACATCTGTAACTTTACCCTTGTATATTTCCTGGGCAAATGTCGATCCTGATATTGTTAGCATTGCAACAAGTAACAGGAATTTGTACATGTTTTTCATAAAAAAAAATATTTAATGGTCAATAAGTGAGATTCGCAAGTTGTTTTTGGTTTAGTGCTTACACCTTACTATTCTCTTCTAGTTTAATTATTATAAAATTTATTATTTACTACTTTTAATTTTTAGCCTGGACTGTTTTGTAATCTTTATCGCCTTGGGCTGTTTTAATGTCGTTGCTTTGTGACAGTTCTATTTTTGTTTCTGTGTCCTGAACCTGCAACACGAATACGTGTTCCATAAAGAATAAAGAGAAGAAGGTTATAACTCCTGCCGCAATTGGTGTTGTAATCCATCCAATAGCAATTCCTCCCATCACATCCAGTTTTATTTCCTTTCCTCCTTTTAGTAGTCCTATGCCTAAAATTGCTCCGATAATTGCCTGTGAACTGGACACCGGCACCAATGGAATTGCAGGTAATCCTATACTTTGTACAGCATCTGAAAGTCCCTGTGATGAAAAGACGAATAACACCAATGAGTGAGCAAGTACAACTACTAATGCTGCTTCTGTTGACAAAGCAAATAGTTTATTGCCTACGGTCGACATTATCTTTTTGGAATATGTAATTATACCGATTGCGATTGATGAAGCTCCCAGTAGAAACAGCTGTTGGATTCCTGTTAATTTTAGAAATCCAAAAGTTAAATCACCGGTAGGGGCGGCATCGATAAATACACCCATAACGTTTGCAATATTGTTGGCACCCAAACTATAGGCTCCAAATGCTCCTACAATCAATAACCCCGTTCTCAAAAAAGAGTCAAGTTTTATTAAATGTATTTTAGATCTTTCTATTACAACCTTTTGAAGTTGATACAGGATTACTGCAAAGATCCCTCCTAAAATTGGAGCGAATATCCATGTGGAAACAATTTTTGTTAAAGAGTTGTGATCTGTAGGGTTCCCGGTATAGAAGTTCCAGCCAATAATTGCTCCAACAATAGCTTGAGATGTTGATACAGGCAGTCTGTATTTAGTCATAAACAATACTGTAATAGCAGCAGATAGAGCTACCGTAAAGGAACCTGCCAAGGCATTTACCTGACCTAGTTTTCCAAGTGTATGAGCTGCTCCGCTACCTTGGATTACAGCACCCATAATTACAAATATTGAAGCTATTATTGCCGCTGTTCTGAACTTTACCATTTTAGTTCCAACTGCAGAACCAAAGATATTTGCAGCATCATTGGCTCCTAACGACCATCCTAAAAACAATCCACTTGATAGAAATAATAATATCATATTTATTAGATCGTTTTTATTATTGAATTCGTTTTATCGCCATAATTGTAAGAATATCTGCTACAACTTCTGCTGCATCAGATACGTTCTCTATGTGTAAAGTGAAGTATCTTAAATGTATTTTTTGACTTTGTCGTAGGTTGGGTATTTTCTTGAATATTGATCTTTTTATTTCTAAAGCCAGTTTGTCAGTTTCTTTTTCATAAAAGTATACTCTGTGTAATCTGTCTTTTACGGCTTTTGGATCAGTGAAGTATACTCTAACAGCCGGTAGTAATTCTTCAACTGCCGATATTGATAAATCAGCCAACCTTTTGAAGTCATCGTGAATTTCTTCCGGAACAGTTGGTTCTTCAACATCGAATTGATAAAGATTCTCTTTCATCAAATCCATAATATCGTCCATCTTTTCTAACAGACGCATCAGGTCTCCCCGGTGTTCAGGAAGTAGAGAGTGCAGGTATAGTTCGTTTTCAATTTTTCTCCTGAGAGTATCTGCTTTACCTTCCTCTTTTCTTATAGATAAAAGTACATCCTGAAAGGATTTTTCCCTTTCATCGAGATAATCAACAATTCCTTTCTTGAACAGGAGTCCTCCCTGATCAATCTTGTCTATGTATTCTTCTATGTCGCGTATTACTGATTTTGAGCTTTTAAATAATGCCATATTTGTCTTGTTTTTTATATTCAAAAAACAACAATAAAGTAAGGGATTGGAAAAATTAATATTTTCCTTGAAATCAAATTTACGTTAAATTAACATTGAGTTAACCTAAGAAGGGTGTTTAATTCTGGAGATTTCTTGATGAAATTAATTGTGTTTATCAGGCTCATAAAATTGGAGTTAATTTTGTAAGTCTGAAAAGATCAGTGTTTTATGTGTTGGAATGGTGTCGCCTATGATTAATTGTGTTACCTGGGACAGGTTTTGGATCTGCTTGCAAGGTAAGGTAAGTCCTACAGAGACTTTCGTAAATCTATATGT
Above is a genomic segment from Bacteroidota bacterium containing:
- a CDS encoding DUF47 family protein yields the protein MALFKSSKSVIRDIEEYIDKIDQGGLLFKKGIVDYLDEREKSFQDVLLSIRKEEGKADTLRRKIENELYLHSLLPEHRGDLMRLLEKMDDIMDLMKENLYQFDVEEPTVPEEIHDDFKRLADLSISAVEELLPAVRVYFTDPKAVKDRLHRVYFYEKETDKLALEIKRSIFKKIPNLRQSQKIHLRYFTLHIENVSDAAEVVADILTIMAIKRIQ
- a CDS encoding carboxypeptidase-like regulatory domain-containing protein, with amino-acid sequence MKNMYKFLLLVAMLTISGSTFAQEIYKGKVTDVETGEPIPNVDIRFVGSKFEAVSTADGTFSIERTGDTYTLNFFHEDYDVKQFNTRDHTGDINIQLMSNVRFNQYGQKVSRQELTSESREGFIAFESEDRNYKLWFDNRIYLDGAHYFDNYDHSKTQEQNLEEGRLDVPGQLLKLRRMRFAIKARVGDNWYGEIDFDFDGNMVDIKD
- a CDS encoding inorganic phosphate transporter, whose amino-acid sequence is MILLFLSSGLFLGWSLGANDAANIFGSAVGTKMVKFRTAAIIASIFVIMGAVIQGSGAAHTLGKLGQVNALAGSFTVALSAAITVLFMTKYRLPVSTSQAIVGAIIGWNFYTGNPTDHNSLTKIVSTWIFAPILGGIFAVILYQLQKVVIERSKIHLIKLDSFLRTGLLIVGAFGAYSLGANNIANVMGVFIDAAPTGDLTFGFLKLTGIQQLFLLGASSIAIGIITYSKKIMSTVGNKLFALSTEAALVVVLAHSLVLFVFSSQGLSDAVQSIGLPAIPLVPVSSSQAIIGAILGIGLLKGGKEIKLDVMGGIAIGWITTPIAAGVITFFSLFFMEHVFVLQVQDTETKIELSQSNDIKTAQGDKDYKTVQAKN